A stretch of Eubalaena glacialis isolate mEubGla1 chromosome 10, mEubGla1.1.hap2.+ XY, whole genome shotgun sequence DNA encodes these proteins:
- the LOC133100020 gene encoding mas-related G-protein coupled receptor member F, which yields MAGNCSWEAHPTNRNKMCPGVSEAPELYSRGFLTIEQITMLPPPAVMNYIFLLLCLCGLVGNGLVLWFFGFSIKRSPFSTYFLHLASADVGYLFSKAVFSILNTGGFLGSFADYVRAVSRILGLCMFVTSVSLLPAISSERCLSVIFPSWFWRRRPKRLSAVVCSLLWTLSLLVTSIHNYFCMFLGRQAPGTGCRHMDAFLGILFFLVFCPLMVLPCLALILHVECRARRRQRSAKLNHVILAMVSVFLVSSIYLGIDWFLFWVFQIPAPFPEYVTDLCICINSSAKPVVYFLAGRDKSQRLWEPLRVVFQRALRDGAEPGEVGGSTPNTVTMEMQCSSGNAS from the exons ATGGCTGGAAACTGCTCCTGGGAGGCCCATCCCACCAACAGGAACAAG ATGTGTCCGGGAGTGAGCGAGGCCCCGGAGCTCTACAGCCGCGGCTTCCTGACCATCGAGCAGATCACCATGCTGCCACCGCCAGCCGTCATGAACTACATCTTCCTGCTTCTCTGTCTGTGCGGCCTGGTGGGCAACGGGCTGGTCCTCTGGTTTTTCGGCTTCTCCATCAAGAGGAGCCCCTTCTCCACCTACTTTCTGCACTTGGCCAGCGCGGACGTCGGCTACCTCTTTAGCAAGGCCGTGTTCTCCATCCTGAACACGGGGGGCTTCCTGGGCTCGTTTGCCGACTACGTCCGCGCGGTGTCCCGGATCCTGGGGCTCTGCATGTTCGTCACCAGCGTGAGCCTCCTGCCAGCCATCAGCTCAGAGCGCTGCCTGTCGGTCATCTTTCCCTCTTGGTTCTGGCGCCGTCGGCCCAAGCGCCTGTCGGCTGTGGTGTGCTCCCTGCTCTGGACCCTGTCACTGCTGGTCACCAGCATCCACAACTACTTCTGCATGTTCCTGGGCCGCCAGGCGCCCGGGACGGGCTGCAGGCACATGGACGCCTTCCTGGGCATCCTGTTCTTCCTGGTCTTCTGTCCACTCATGGTGCTGCCCTGCCTGGCGCTCATCCTGCACGTGGAATGCCGGGCCCGGCGGCGCCAGCGCTCGGCCAAGCTCAACCACGTCATCCTGGCCATGGTCTCGGTTTTCCTCGTGTCCTCCATCTACTTAGGGATCGACTGGTTCCTCTTCTGGGTCTTCCAGATCCCGGCCCCCTTCCCCGAGTACGTCACCGACCTGTGTATCTGCATCAACAGCAGCGCCAAGCCTGTCGTCTACTTCCTGGCCGGCAGGGACAAGTCACAGCGGCTGTGGGAGCCCCTCAGGGTGGTCTTCCAGCGGGCCCTGCGAGACGGGGCCGAgccgggggaggtggggggcagcacGCCCAACACGGTCACCATGGAGATGCAGTGCTCCTCGGGGAATGCCTCGTGA